From Mus musculus strain C57BL/6J chromosome 8, GRCm38.p6 C57BL/6J, a single genomic window includes:
- the Cd209b gene encoding CD209 antigen-like protein B isoform c (isoform c is encoded by transcript variant 5), producing the protein MSDSTEAKMQPLSSMDDDELMVSGSRYSIKSSRLRPNSGIKCLAVSKTPNTERQKEQEKILQELTQLTDELTSRIPISQGKNESMQAKITEQLMQLKTELLSRIPIFQGQNESIQEKISEQLMQLKAELLSKISSFPVKDDSKQEKIYQQLVQMKTELFRLCRLCPWDWTFLLGNCYFFSKSQRNWNDAVTACKEVKAQLVIINSDEEQTFLQQTSKAKGPTWMGLSDLKKEATWLWVDGSTLSSSRPRHAPISRGRPIYNMHSGRRFQKYWNRGEPNNIGEEDCVEFAGDGWNDSKCELKKFWICKKSATPCTEG; encoded by the exons ATGAGTGACTCCACAGAAGCCAAGATGCAGCCTCTTAGCTCCATGG ACGATGATGAGTTGATGGTCAGCGGCAGCAGGTATTCTATTAAAAGCTCCAGACTACGACCAAATTCTGGAATCAAGTGTTTGGCAG TCTCCAAAACCCCAAATACCGAGAGGCAGAAGGAACAAGAGAAGATCCTCCAGGAACTGACCCAGCTGACAGATGAGCTTA CGTCCAGGATCCCCATCTCCCAAGGGAAGAATGAGTCCATGCAGGCGAAGATCACTGAGCAACTGATGCAGCTGAAAACTGAACTCT TGTCCAGGATTCCCATCTTCCAGGGGCAGAATGAGTCCATACAAGAGAAGATCTCTGAGCAACTGATGCAGCTGAAGGCTGAACTTC TTTCCAAGATCTCCAGCTTCCCGGTAAAGGATGATTCTAAGCAGGAGAAGATCTACCAACAGCTGGTACAGATGAAGACTGAACTCT TCCGCCTGTGTCGACTCTGCCCCTGGGACTGGACATTCCTCCTAGGAAATTGTTACTTCTTCTCCAAGTCCCAGCGGAACTGGAATGACGCCGTCACAGCTTGCAAAGAAGTGAAGGCTCAACTAGTCATCATCAATAGTGATGAAGAGCAG ACCTTCCTGCAGCAGACTTCTAAGGCTAAAGGACCAACCTGGATGGGCCTGTCAGACCTGAAGAAGGAGGCCACGTGGCTCTGGGTAGATGGTTCTACTCTGTCATCCAG CAGACCCAGGCATGCCCCCATCTCCAGAGGAAGGCCCATCTACAATATGCATTCTGGAAGGAG ATTCCAGAAATATTGGAATAGAGGGGAGCCTAACAACATCGGTGAGGAAGACTGTGTCGAATTTGCTGGGGATGGCTGGAATGACTCTAAATGTGAACTCAAAAAGTTCTGGATCTGCAAGAAGTCTGCAACCCCATGCACTGAAGGCTAG
- the Cd209c gene encoding CD209 antigen-like protein C isoform X3: MTVSNVAYSHGQEQAKKEKVYKEMTQLKSQINRLCRPCPWDWTVFQGNCYFFSKFQQNWNDSVNACRKLDAQLVVIKSDDEQSFLQQTSKEKGYAWMGLSDLKHEGRWHWVDGSHLLFSFMKYWNKGEPNNEWEEDCAEFRGDGWNDAPCTIKKYWICKKSAMSCTEK; this comes from the exons atgacgg TCTCTAATGTTGCCTACTCCCACGGACAAGAacaggcaaagaaggagaaagtatacaaggagatGACCCAGCTGAAGTCTCAAATAA ACCGCCTGTGCCGCCCTTGCCCCTGGGACTGGACAGTCTTCCAAGGAAACTGTTACTTCTTCTCCAAGTTCCAACAGAACTGGAATGACTCTGTCAATGCCTGCAGAAAATTGGATGCCCAACTAGTGGTTATCAAAAGTGATGATGAACAG AGCTTCCTGCAGCAGACTTCTAAAGAGAAAGGCTATGCCTGGATGGGCCTGTCAGACCTGAAGCATGAAGGCAGATGGCACTGGGTGGATGGCTCACATCTGCTGTTCAG tttcatgaaatATTGGAACAAGGGAGAGCCCAACAATGAATGGGAAGAAGACTGTGCTGAATTCAGAGGCGATGGCTGGAACGATGCCCCATGTACAATTAAGAAATACTGGATCTGCAAGAAGTCTGCTATGTCCTGCACTGAAAAATGA
- the Cd209b gene encoding CD209 antigen-like protein B isoform a (isoform a is encoded by transcript variant 1): MSDSTEAKMQPLSSMDDDELMVSGSRYSIKSSRLRPNSGIKCLAGCSGHSQVPLVLQLLSFLFLAGLLLIILFQVSKTPNTERQKEQEKILQELTQLTDELTSRIPISQGKNESMQAKITEQLMQLKTELLSRIPIFQGQNESIQEKISEQLMQLKAELLSKISSFPVKDDSKQEKIYQQLVQMKTELFRLCRLCPWDWTFLLGNCYFFSKSQRNWNDAVTACKEVKAQLVIINSDEEQTFLQQTSKAKGPTWMGLSDLKKEATWLWVDGSTLSSRFQKYWNRGEPNNIGEEDCVEFAGDGWNDSKCELKKFWICKKSATPCTEG, translated from the exons ATGAGTGACTCCACAGAAGCCAAGATGCAGCCTCTTAGCTCCATGG ACGATGATGAGTTGATGGTCAGCGGCAGCAGGTATTCTATTAAAAGCTCCAGACTACGACCAAATTCTGGAATCAAGTGTTTGGCAG GATGCTCGGGACACAGCCAAGTCCCCTTGGTCCTGCAGCTGCTCTCCTTCCTGTTCTTGGCTGGGCTCCTGCTGATCATTCTTTTCCAAG TCTCCAAAACCCCAAATACCGAGAGGCAGAAGGAACAAGAGAAGATCCTCCAGGAACTGACCCAGCTGACAGATGAGCTTA CGTCCAGGATCCCCATCTCCCAAGGGAAGAATGAGTCCATGCAGGCGAAGATCACTGAGCAACTGATGCAGCTGAAAACTGAACTCT TGTCCAGGATTCCCATCTTCCAGGGGCAGAATGAGTCCATACAAGAGAAGATCTCTGAGCAACTGATGCAGCTGAAGGCTGAACTTC TTTCCAAGATCTCCAGCTTCCCGGTAAAGGATGATTCTAAGCAGGAGAAGATCTACCAACAGCTGGTACAGATGAAGACTGAACTCT TCCGCCTGTGTCGACTCTGCCCCTGGGACTGGACATTCCTCCTAGGAAATTGTTACTTCTTCTCCAAGTCCCAGCGGAACTGGAATGACGCCGTCACAGCTTGCAAAGAAGTGAAGGCTCAACTAGTCATCATCAATAGTGATGAAGAGCAG ACCTTCCTGCAGCAGACTTCTAAGGCTAAAGGACCAACCTGGATGGGCCTGTCAGACCTGAAGAAGGAGGCCACGTGGCTCTGGGTAGATGGTTCTACTCTGTCATCCAG ATTCCAGAAATATTGGAATAGAGGGGAGCCTAACAACATCGGTGAGGAAGACTGTGTCGAATTTGCTGGGGATGGCTGGAATGACTCTAAATGTGAACTCAAAAAGTTCTGGATCTGCAAGAAGTCTGCAACCCCATGCACTGAAGGCTAG
- the Cd209b gene encoding CD209 antigen-like protein B isoform b (isoform b is encoded by transcript variant 2) — MSDSTEAKMQPLSSMDDDELMVSGSRYSIKSSRLRPNSGIKCLAVSKTPNTERQKEQEKILQELTQLTDELTSRIPISQGKNESMQAKITEQLMQLKTELLSRIPIFQGQNESIQEKISEQLMQLKAELLSKISSFPVKDDSKQEKIYQQLVQMKTELFRLCRLCPWDWTFLLGNCYFFSKSQRNWNDAVTACKEVKAQLVIINSDEEQTFLQQTSKAKGPTWMGLSDLKKEATWLWVDGSTLSSRFQKYWNRGEPNNIGEEDCVEFAGDGWNDSKCELKKFWICKKSATPCTEG; from the exons ATGAGTGACTCCACAGAAGCCAAGATGCAGCCTCTTAGCTCCATGG ACGATGATGAGTTGATGGTCAGCGGCAGCAGGTATTCTATTAAAAGCTCCAGACTACGACCAAATTCTGGAATCAAGTGTTTGGCAG TCTCCAAAACCCCAAATACCGAGAGGCAGAAGGAACAAGAGAAGATCCTCCAGGAACTGACCCAGCTGACAGATGAGCTTA CGTCCAGGATCCCCATCTCCCAAGGGAAGAATGAGTCCATGCAGGCGAAGATCACTGAGCAACTGATGCAGCTGAAAACTGAACTCT TGTCCAGGATTCCCATCTTCCAGGGGCAGAATGAGTCCATACAAGAGAAGATCTCTGAGCAACTGATGCAGCTGAAGGCTGAACTTC TTTCCAAGATCTCCAGCTTCCCGGTAAAGGATGATTCTAAGCAGGAGAAGATCTACCAACAGCTGGTACAGATGAAGACTGAACTCT TCCGCCTGTGTCGACTCTGCCCCTGGGACTGGACATTCCTCCTAGGAAATTGTTACTTCTTCTCCAAGTCCCAGCGGAACTGGAATGACGCCGTCACAGCTTGCAAAGAAGTGAAGGCTCAACTAGTCATCATCAATAGTGATGAAGAGCAG ACCTTCCTGCAGCAGACTTCTAAGGCTAAAGGACCAACCTGGATGGGCCTGTCAGACCTGAAGAAGGAGGCCACGTGGCTCTGGGTAGATGGTTCTACTCTGTCATCCAG ATTCCAGAAATATTGGAATAGAGGGGAGCCTAACAACATCGGTGAGGAAGACTGTGTCGAATTTGCTGGGGATGGCTGGAATGACTCTAAATGTGAACTCAAAAAGTTCTGGATCTGCAAGAAGTCTGCAACCCCATGCACTGAAGGCTAG
- the Cd209b gene encoding CD209 antigen-like protein B isoform X1 produces the protein MHQGTAATMSDSTEAKMQPLSSMDDDELMVSGSRYSIKSSRLRPNSGIKCLAGCSGHSQVPLVLQLLSFLFLAGLLLIILFQVSKTPNTERQKEQEKILQELTQLTDELTSRIPISQGKNESMQAKITEQLMQLKTELLSRIPIFQGQNESIQEKISEQLMQLKAELLSKISSFPVKDDSKQEKIYQQLVQMKTELFRLCRLCPWDWTFLLGNCYFFSKSQRNWNDAVTACKEVKAQLVIINSDEEQTFLQQTSKAKGPTWMGLSDLKKEATWLWVDGSTLSSSQQTQACPHLQRKAHLQYAFWKEIPEILE, from the exons ATGCACCAGGGGACAGCGGCAACCATGAGTGACTCCACAGAAGCCAAGATGCAGCCTCTTAGCTCCATGG ACGATGATGAGTTGATGGTCAGCGGCAGCAGGTATTCTATTAAAAGCTCCAGACTACGACCAAATTCTGGAATCAAGTGTTTGGCAG GATGCTCGGGACACAGCCAAGTCCCCTTGGTCCTGCAGCTGCTCTCCTTCCTGTTCTTGGCTGGGCTCCTGCTGATCATTCTTTTCCAAG TCTCCAAAACCCCAAATACCGAGAGGCAGAAGGAACAAGAGAAGATCCTCCAGGAACTGACCCAGCTGACAGATGAGCTTA CGTCCAGGATCCCCATCTCCCAAGGGAAGAATGAGTCCATGCAGGCGAAGATCACTGAGCAACTGATGCAGCTGAAAACTGAACTCT TGTCCAGGATTCCCATCTTCCAGGGGCAGAATGAGTCCATACAAGAGAAGATCTCTGAGCAACTGATGCAGCTGAAGGCTGAACTTC TTTCCAAGATCTCCAGCTTCCCGGTAAAGGATGATTCTAAGCAGGAGAAGATCTACCAACAGCTGGTACAGATGAAGACTGAACTCT TCCGCCTGTGTCGACTCTGCCCCTGGGACTGGACATTCCTCCTAGGAAATTGTTACTTCTTCTCCAAGTCCCAGCGGAACTGGAATGACGCCGTCACAGCTTGCAAAGAAGTGAAGGCTCAACTAGTCATCATCAATAGTGATGAAGAGCAG ACCTTCCTGCAGCAGACTTCTAAGGCTAAAGGACCAACCTGGATGGGCCTGTCAGACCTGAAGAAGGAGGCCACGTGGCTCTGGGTAGATGGTTCTACTCTGTCATCCAG CCAGCAGACCCAGGCATGCCCCCATCTCCAGAGGAAGGCCCATCTACAATATGCATTCTGGAAGGAG ATTCCAGAAATATTGGAATAG
- the Cd209c gene encoding CD209 antigen-like protein C isoform X2, with the protein MNDSAEGRVQQLGSLGYLCHGLGPFVLQLFCLTLSTILLLAILVKVSNVAYSHGQEQAKKEKVYKEMTQLKSQINRLCRPCPWDWTVFQGNCYFFSKFQQNWNDSVNACRKLDAQLVVIKSDDEQSFLQQTSKEKGYAWMGLSDLKHEGRWHWVDGSHLLFSFMKYWNKGEPNNEWEEDCAEFRGDGWNDAPCTIKKYWICKKSAMSCTEK; encoded by the exons ATGAATGACTCCGCAGAAGGCAGAGTACAGCAACTGGGCTCCCTGG GGTATCTGTGCCATGGTCTCGGCCCCTTTGTGCTGCAACTGTTCTGCCTCACACTCTCTACTATTCTCCTGCTGGCTATCCTTGTCAAAG TCTCTAATGTTGCCTACTCCCACGGACAAGAacaggcaaagaaggagaaagtatacaaggagatGACCCAGCTGAAGTCTCAAATAA ACCGCCTGTGCCGCCCTTGCCCCTGGGACTGGACAGTCTTCCAAGGAAACTGTTACTTCTTCTCCAAGTTCCAACAGAACTGGAATGACTCTGTCAATGCCTGCAGAAAATTGGATGCCCAACTAGTGGTTATCAAAAGTGATGATGAACAG AGCTTCCTGCAGCAGACTTCTAAAGAGAAAGGCTATGCCTGGATGGGCCTGTCAGACCTGAAGCATGAAGGCAGATGGCACTGGGTGGATGGCTCACATCTGCTGTTCAG tttcatgaaatATTGGAACAAGGGAGAGCCCAACAATGAATGGGAAGAAGACTGTGCTGAATTCAGAGGCGATGGCTGGAACGATGCCCCATGTACAATTAAGAAATACTGGATCTGCAAGAAGTCTGCTATGTCCTGCACTGAAAAATGA
- the Cd209c gene encoding CD209 antigen-like protein C isoform X1 codes for MNDSAEGRVQQLGSLDEEHLIPSGTRYSFKGFRFQSPYVLKKTAGYLCHGLGPFVLQLFCLTLSTILLLAILVKVSNVAYSHGQEQAKKEKVYKEMTQLKSQINRLCRPCPWDWTVFQGNCYFFSKFQQNWNDSVNACRKLDAQLVVIKSDDEQSFLQQTSKEKGYAWMGLSDLKHEGRWHWVDGSHLLFSFMKYWNKGEPNNEWEEDCAEFRGDGWNDAPCTIKKYWICKKSAMSCTEK; via the exons ATGAATGACTCCGCAGAAGGCAGAGTACAGCAACTGGGCTCCCTGG ATGAGGAACACCTGATACCCAGTGGCACCAGATACTCCTTCAAAGGCTTCAGATTTCAATCACCCTATGTCCTTAAGAAAACTGCAG GGTATCTGTGCCATGGTCTCGGCCCCTTTGTGCTGCAACTGTTCTGCCTCACACTCTCTACTATTCTCCTGCTGGCTATCCTTGTCAAAG TCTCTAATGTTGCCTACTCCCACGGACAAGAacaggcaaagaaggagaaagtatacaaggagatGACCCAGCTGAAGTCTCAAATAA ACCGCCTGTGCCGCCCTTGCCCCTGGGACTGGACAGTCTTCCAAGGAAACTGTTACTTCTTCTCCAAGTTCCAACAGAACTGGAATGACTCTGTCAATGCCTGCAGAAAATTGGATGCCCAACTAGTGGTTATCAAAAGTGATGATGAACAG AGCTTCCTGCAGCAGACTTCTAAAGAGAAAGGCTATGCCTGGATGGGCCTGTCAGACCTGAAGCATGAAGGCAGATGGCACTGGGTGGATGGCTCACATCTGCTGTTCAG tttcatgaaatATTGGAACAAGGGAGAGCCCAACAATGAATGGGAAGAAGACTGTGCTGAATTCAGAGGCGATGGCTGGAACGATGCCCCATGTACAATTAAGAAATACTGGATCTGCAAGAAGTCTGCTATGTCCTGCACTGAAAAATGA
- the Cd209c gene encoding CD209 antigen-like protein C isoform X4 gives MTQLKSQINRLCRPCPWDWTVFQGNCYFFSKFQQNWNDSVNACRKLDAQLVVIKSDDEQSFLQQTSKEKGYAWMGLSDLKHEGRWHWVDGSHLLFSFMKYWNKGEPNNEWEEDCAEFRGDGWNDAPCTIKKYWICKKSAMSCTEK, from the exons atGACCCAGCTGAAGTCTCAAATAA ACCGCCTGTGCCGCCCTTGCCCCTGGGACTGGACAGTCTTCCAAGGAAACTGTTACTTCTTCTCCAAGTTCCAACAGAACTGGAATGACTCTGTCAATGCCTGCAGAAAATTGGATGCCCAACTAGTGGTTATCAAAAGTGATGATGAACAG AGCTTCCTGCAGCAGACTTCTAAAGAGAAAGGCTATGCCTGGATGGGCCTGTCAGACCTGAAGCATGAAGGCAGATGGCACTGGGTGGATGGCTCACATCTGCTGTTCAG tttcatgaaatATTGGAACAAGGGAGAGCCCAACAATGAATGGGAAGAAGACTGTGCTGAATTCAGAGGCGATGGCTGGAACGATGCCCCATGTACAATTAAGAAATACTGGATCTGCAAGAAGTCTGCTATGTCCTGCACTGAAAAATGA
- the Cd209c gene encoding CD209 antigen-like protein C gives MRMHTRLQFLKRVSNVAYSHGQEQAKKEKVYKEMTQLKSQINRLCRPCPWDWTVFQGNCYFFSKFQQNWNDSVNACRKLDAQLVVIKSDDEQSFLQQTSKEKGYAWMGLSDLKHEGRWHWVDGSHLLFSFMKYWNKGEPNNEWEEDCAEFRGDGWNDAPCTIKKYWICKKSAMSCTEK, from the exons ATGCGCATGCACACCCGcctacagtttttaaaaagag TCTCTAATGTTGCCTACTCCCACGGACAAGAacaggcaaagaaggagaaagtatacaaggagatGACCCAGCTGAAGTCTCAAATAA ACCGCCTGTGCCGCCCTTGCCCCTGGGACTGGACAGTCTTCCAAGGAAACTGTTACTTCTTCTCCAAGTTCCAACAGAACTGGAATGACTCTGTCAATGCCTGCAGAAAATTGGATGCCCAACTAGTGGTTATCAAAAGTGATGATGAACAG AGCTTCCTGCAGCAGACTTCTAAAGAGAAAGGCTATGCCTGGATGGGCCTGTCAGACCTGAAGCATGAAGGCAGATGGCACTGGGTGGATGGCTCACATCTGCTGTTCAG tttcatgaaatATTGGAACAAGGGAGAGCCCAACAATGAATGGGAAGAAGACTGTGCTGAATTCAGAGGCGATGGCTGGAACGATGCCCCATGTACAATTAAGAAATACTGGATCTGCAAGAAGTCTGCTATGTCCTGCACTGAAAAATGA